A genomic region of Prochlorococcus marinus XMU1405 contains the following coding sequences:
- a CDS encoding DUF3769 domain-containing protein yields MKKKYLSFIPFLVLNFLGEKINTETLHIKKTNISFPEKSSISKNLLINNEIDIQYNLQNFVYLLAEKINSQNINDNSTFDGLNIISNSQLKTKNKFIAQGNVQIKKNNMHLQSDKLIYDLEKRIITVSGKIKFISGEQFFNASKIEYNLTLKEGVIKDLYGTINFEKLDLKNFKNTSSDQNLFNDIESSITNVKLNKSSTFEFNDITSPQNVKVEINNMTKWRMQSEEIKIKDGIWSAEILYLTNDPFNKPQIILKNKNFKSFEKDGKFFIESEWSSIILEDKLNIPIGPRKYNLNKGNNFRWGIGYDKGNKDGIHLIRYADPLTIGRKTSININKEFYIQRLLQGNSKSFSKENESVLAEKSEQSTKFSDYFGLSSELNSEFFGLDFNSEIKFNSLDFDKFKKIITFKGELSKKLYSYQDKDKEKETTISIFGTYRDKVWNGSIGEKDILTAYGFKLEDSKKWKTNQVSNLENIAAGYGEYQSNKKSTENNIISRKRLNLLWHREHNFHLWKVKDDSELNKGFKFTPEPINKGIDLLVSSKIDLYSYDDGNFQNLITFKAGPNLTLGNLKNNFFDYTRINIFGKTTIANGESPFDFDQSVDNHAIELGIEQQLIGPLVMKYSTEYNLDIDSPKFHEFSNNKYELSWNRRAYNIGVFYNTDKQTGGVNFEINSFSFDGFNEKFIN; encoded by the coding sequence TTGAAAAAAAAATATTTATCTTTTATTCCTTTTTTAGTTCTAAATTTTTTAGGTGAAAAAATAAATACTGAGACCCTCCATATAAAAAAAACCAATATAAGTTTTCCTGAAAAATCTTCAATTTCTAAGAACCTGTTAATAAATAATGAAATAGATATACAATATAATTTGCAAAATTTTGTCTATTTATTGGCAGAGAAAATTAATTCTCAAAATATTAATGACAACTCTACCTTTGATGGTTTAAATATTATTTCCAACTCACAATTAAAAACAAAAAATAAATTTATAGCTCAAGGTAATGTTCAAATCAAAAAAAATAATATGCATTTGCAATCAGATAAACTTATTTATGATTTAGAAAAAAGAATAATTACAGTATCTGGCAAAATTAAATTTATATCTGGTGAACAATTCTTTAATGCAAGCAAAATTGAATACAATTTAACGTTAAAAGAAGGCGTTATTAAAGATTTGTATGGAACTATTAATTTTGAAAAATTAGACTTAAAAAATTTTAAAAATACTTCATCAGATCAAAATCTTTTTAATGATATTGAAAGCTCTATTACAAATGTAAAGCTCAATAAATCAAGCACATTTGAATTTAATGATATTACTTCACCGCAAAACGTGAAAGTAGAAATAAATAACATGACGAAATGGCGGATGCAATCAGAAGAAATAAAAATAAAAGATGGTATATGGTCTGCAGAAATTCTTTATTTAACAAATGATCCATTCAATAAACCCCAAATAATATTAAAAAACAAGAATTTTAAAAGTTTTGAGAAAGATGGAAAATTCTTTATTGAATCTGAATGGAGCTCCATTATTTTGGAAGATAAATTGAATATTCCTATAGGCCCAAGAAAATATAATCTTAACAAAGGTAATAACTTCAGGTGGGGTATCGGATATGATAAGGGTAATAAAGATGGAATACATCTTATAAGATATGCTGATCCTTTAACTATAGGTAGGAAAACTAGCATTAATATTAATAAGGAATTTTATATTCAAAGACTTTTACAGGGGAACTCTAAAAGTTTTTCTAAAGAAAATGAATCTGTTCTAGCAGAAAAATCTGAACAAAGTACAAAATTTTCAGATTATTTTGGTTTAAGTAGTGAATTAAACTCTGAATTTTTTGGGTTGGATTTTAATTCTGAGATCAAATTTAATTCATTGGATTTTGATAAATTCAAAAAAATTATCACTTTTAAAGGAGAGTTATCTAAAAAACTGTATTCTTACCAAGATAAAGATAAAGAAAAGGAAACTACAATATCAATCTTTGGTACGTACCGAGATAAAGTATGGAATGGTTCAATTGGAGAAAAAGATATCCTCACTGCTTATGGTTTTAAATTAGAAGACAGTAAAAAGTGGAAAACTAATCAAGTTTCAAATCTTGAAAACATAGCAGCAGGATATGGAGAATATCAATCAAATAAAAAATCAACTGAAAATAATATTATCAGCCGAAAAAGATTAAATCTCCTTTGGCATAGAGAACATAATTTTCATCTTTGGAAGGTGAAAGATGATTCTGAATTAAACAAGGGATTTAAATTCACGCCAGAACCTATAAATAAAGGTATTGATTTATTAGTATCATCAAAGATCGATTTATATAGTTATGATGATGGAAATTTTCAAAATTTAATAACTTTTAAAGCTGGTCCTAATTTAACTTTAGGAAACTTAAAAAATAATTTCTTTGATTACACACGAATAAACATCTTTGGGAAAACTACAATTGCTAATGGTGAAAGTCCATTTGATTTTGATCAATCTGTTGATAATCATGCTATTGAATTAGGAATAGAGCAACAACTAATTGGACCATTGGTAATGAAATATTCAACCGAATATAATTTAGATATAGACTCTCCAAAATTTCATGAATTTTCAAATAATAAATATGAATTATCTTGGAATAGAAGAGCTTATAATATAGGAGTTTTTTATAATACAGATAAACAGACTGGAGGGGTCAATTTCGAAATTAATAGTTTTAGTTTTGATGGATTTAATGAAAAGTTTATTAATTAA
- the pseI gene encoding pseudaminic acid synthase — protein sequence MFEVNKVKIGQQFKPYIIAELSANHGGDIRRAKDSILVAKKSGVDAVKIQTYTPDTMTIDSNKVDFIINDGLWKGYNLYQLYKEAYTPYEWHKDLFEFARKIKLTIFSTPFDESAVDLLEELNTPAYKIASFEITDLPLIKYTAQKLKPMFISTGMSNADEIADAVETCLKVGNKDILLFHCISNYPAELTDSNLGDIKYLANHFGVEVGLSDHTTSNMAAILSVALGARAIEKHFKLDNDDCGPDSTFSILPNQLEDLCKESELAFKATISNNLKRPLSENINKKFRRSIYFVNDLKKGDILRKNDIRRIRPGFGLDPKFFDELIGKTLRSDVFRGDPVSWNVLN from the coding sequence ATGTTTGAAGTTAACAAAGTAAAAATAGGCCAGCAATTTAAACCTTACATAATTGCAGAACTATCAGCTAATCATGGTGGAGATATTCGAAGAGCAAAAGATTCAATTTTAGTAGCTAAGAAATCAGGAGTTGATGCTGTAAAAATCCAAACCTATACACCCGATACTATGACTATTGACTCTAATAAAGTTGATTTCATAATTAATGATGGATTATGGAAAGGTTATAATTTATATCAACTATATAAAGAAGCTTATACTCCATATGAATGGCATAAGGATCTTTTTGAATTTGCGAGGAAAATTAAGTTAACAATTTTCTCAACACCTTTTGATGAATCAGCAGTTGATTTGCTAGAGGAATTAAATACCCCAGCTTATAAGATTGCATCATTTGAGATTACGGATTTACCCTTAATAAAATATACAGCCCAAAAATTAAAACCAATGTTCATTTCAACTGGAATGTCTAATGCAGATGAAATTGCTGATGCAGTTGAGACCTGCCTGAAAGTAGGAAATAAAGATATTCTTTTATTTCATTGTATTAGTAATTATCCTGCTGAACTAACTGATTCAAACCTCGGAGATATTAAATACTTAGCTAATCATTTTGGTGTTGAGGTTGGATTATCTGATCATACAACTTCAAATATGGCCGCAATATTATCAGTTGCACTTGGTGCAAGAGCGATAGAAAAGCATTTTAAGCTTGATAACGACGATTGTGGTCCTGATTCAACTTTTTCAATACTGCCAAATCAATTAGAAGATTTATGCAAGGAATCTGAATTGGCATTTAAAGCGACAATCTCAAATAATCTCAAAAGACCTTTGTCCGAAAATATAAACAAAAAATTTAGAAGATCCATCTACTTTGTAAATGACTTAAAGAAAGGAGATATTTTAAGAAAAAACGATATAAGAAGGATTAGGCCTGGATTTGGTTTGGATCCAAAATTTTTTGATGAATTAATTGGTAAGACTCTTCGCTCTGACGTATTTAGAGGAGATCCAGTATCTTGGAATGTTTTAAATTAG
- a CDS encoding GNAT family N-acetyltransferase — protein MYIRKARRNDCEMLFIWRNDPLAREMFINNENINFEEHLSWFENSLLNPNRHIYIGELENKMFGVCRFDLDQKTNVSDISININPVFRGKGLSQNFLLEAIDLYELEIESTLNANIKRENIPSQIIFKKAGFLNIYQDEKIMKFEKLFHEISYKKVDSGLSEELYKLLQTRKFSISHKNLPSFNEHKKFVKSIPYKDWYLIYQNSVAIGTFYIQNDNSIGLNLNNPSLRIVKNISKYIRTNFDPNPPEPSKVAPYFFINIAESNKRMLNILKVIGCEPLQVSFRLNDN, from the coding sequence ATGTATATAAGAAAAGCTAGAAGAAATGATTGTGAGATGCTTTTCATTTGGCGCAATGATCCCCTTGCTAGGGAGATGTTTATTAATAATGAAAATATTAATTTTGAAGAGCATTTAAGTTGGTTTGAAAATTCTTTATTGAATCCTAATAGGCATATTTATATCGGAGAATTAGAAAATAAAATGTTTGGTGTTTGTAGATTTGATCTTGATCAAAAAACAAATGTTAGTGATATATCTATTAATATTAATCCAGTTTTTAGGGGAAAAGGTTTAAGCCAAAATTTTCTATTGGAAGCTATAGATTTATATGAATTAGAGATAGAAAGTACTCTAAATGCCAACATAAAAAGAGAAAATATTCCTAGTCAAATTATTTTTAAAAAAGCTGGTTTCTTAAATATTTATCAAGATGAAAAAATTATGAAATTTGAAAAATTATTTCATGAAATATCTTATAAAAAAGTAGATTCTGGTCTTTCAGAGGAACTTTATAAATTATTGCAAACTAGAAAATTTAGTATTAGTCATAAAAATTTGCCATCCTTTAACGAACATAAGAAGTTTGTTAAATCAATTCCATATAAAGATTGGTATTTGATTTATCAGAACTCAGTAGCAATTGGAACTTTTTATATCCAAAATGATAATTCTATTGGCTTGAACCTAAATAATCCTTCCTTGAGAATCGTGAAGAATATATCAAAATATATAAGAACAAACTTTGATCCAAATCCACCTGAACCTTCAAAAGTAGCACCTTATTTTTTTATAAATATTGCAGAATCTAATAAAAGGATGTTGAATATATTAAAAGTTATTGGATGTGAACCTTTGCAGGTATCATTTAGATTGAATGACAATTGA
- a CDS encoding formyltransferase family protein: MKLIICNSKRWFKLDKKISANFEVITISEKDDLNFDFISFYKPDYIFFVHWSWKVKKEIFKNFKCIVFHTAPLPYGRGGSPIQNLILSGFKESPVCAIKMEEELDSGAVYSSLNICLEGSLKEIFSRLNKVINKLIIKIIKNNIIPKAQEGKIHEFKRLSYKDNEIPNDINLEKFYDFIRMVDFEDYKKSYILYGDIKIEFSKAKYRNKSIICNCKITKCI, encoded by the coding sequence ATGAAATTAATAATTTGCAATTCAAAAAGGTGGTTTAAGTTAGATAAAAAAATTAGTGCTAACTTTGAAGTAATAACCATATCAGAAAAAGATGATTTGAATTTTGATTTTATTTCCTTTTATAAACCTGATTATATTTTTTTTGTTCATTGGAGTTGGAAAGTAAAAAAAGAAATATTTAAGAATTTTAAATGTATAGTTTTTCACACTGCACCACTTCCCTATGGTAGAGGAGGCAGTCCAATTCAAAATTTAATTTTAAGTGGATTTAAGGAATCCCCAGTTTGTGCAATAAAAATGGAAGAAGAATTAGACTCGGGAGCTGTTTATTCTTCTTTAAATATTTGTCTTGAGGGATCTTTAAAAGAAATATTTTCTAGATTAAACAAAGTTATAAATAAATTAATCATCAAAATTATAAAAAATAATATAATTCCTAAAGCTCAAGAGGGAAAAATTCATGAATTTAAACGATTATCTTATAAAGATAATGAAATACCTAATGATATTAATTTAGAGAAATTCTATGATTTCATTCGAATGGTAGATTTTGAGGACTATAAGAAATCTTATATCTTATACGGTGATATTAAAATAGAATTTTCAAAAGCTAAATATCGAAATAAATCTATCATCTGTAATTGTAAGATAACCAAATGTATATAA
- a CDS encoding PIG-L deacetylase family protein — translation MQNNVLIVAPHTDDESISMGGTIKKHIDKGDIVNAISMTDGVGARENLTNEIKIGRKNSAILASQILGFNWIASFEFADNKLDTYPLIEIVKCIESVKNKIKPNIVYTSSASDLNIDHRILANAVLTAFRPQPNESCKEIRLFEVASATDYGHHSVTGKFLPNLFVSIEKEWPYKLKALDAYKSEIRNFPHSRSKEGIKNLAEYRGKQIGIPMAEAFEVIRKLEE, via the coding sequence ATGCAGAATAATGTTCTAATAGTTGCTCCTCATACTGATGATGAGTCTATTTCTATGGGAGGGACAATTAAGAAACATATTGATAAAGGAGATATAGTTAATGCAATCTCTATGACAGATGGAGTAGGTGCAAGAGAAAATTTAACTAATGAAATTAAAATTGGCAGAAAAAATTCTGCGATTTTGGCAAGTCAAATTTTAGGTTTTAATTGGATTGCTTCTTTTGAATTCGCAGACAATAAATTGGATACCTATCCACTAATTGAGATAGTTAAGTGTATTGAATCAGTTAAAAATAAAATAAAACCTAATATTGTTTATACTTCAAGTGCTTCTGATTTAAATATTGATCATAGAATATTAGCTAATGCTGTACTTACAGCTTTTCGTCCACAACCTAATGAATCATGTAAGGAGATTCGTCTTTTTGAAGTAGCTTCTGCAACAGATTATGGACACCATTCAGTCACTGGCAAATTCTTGCCAAATTTATTTGTTTCAATTGAGAAAGAATGGCCATATAAACTAAAAGCACTCGATGCCTATAAATCAGAAATAAGAAATTTCCCACATAGTAGATCAAAAGAAGGGATAAAGAATTTAGCAGAATACAGAGGAAAACAAATTGGCATTCCAATGGCAGAAGCATTTGAAGTTATCAGAAAATTGGAGGAATAA